The Aeromicrobium yanjiei DNA segment ACCTCGGCGACGGCACGGTGCTGCGCATCGAGGTCCGCGGTCCGCAGGCCCCGTCGTGGAAGAAGGGGCCGCGCTCGATCCGCGGTGCGCGCGGGCCACGCGACACCTACGGCTGAGGACGTCTCACTCGGCCGGGGAGACCGCGGACGCCGCCAGGACGAACACCACTGTCGCGGCGGTGACCGCGCCGAGCACCAGGCTTGCCTGGATGAAGCCGTCCCAGCCCATGACCGGGCGCACACCCACCGCGACGAGGAACGCCAACGCTCCTGCGCACCCGATGACCGCGCCGATGAACGTCCCGGCGACCGAGCGGGCGGGGCCGTGGACGAAGAAGGCGACCGCGGCGGTCCAGGTCAGGCTCACCGCGAGGGCCGCGAGGACGTCGGCCGGCCGGTGCCAGCCCGCAACGACGGTCGAGGCGCCGGTCAGCGTGGTGGCGAAGCCGCCCGCCGCGGCGAGGAACGGACGGGTGAGGCGCGGCGCGACCAGCAGCGCGGCCCCGACCGAGCTCGCGACGACGGTGGTGTGCCCGCTCGGCAGGCTGTTGAGCGTGCCGAGGCCGAGATCGGGGCGGTCGAGGATCGTGTGCTTGAGGACCTGGGTCGTGACGTTCGAGCCGGCGATCACGACGACTGCGGCCAGGGCGAGGGTCGCCCTGCCGCGCAGCAGCGCGACCAGTGCGCAGCCCACGACCACGATCACGATCGCGCCGATCGACACGTAGCCCAGCACGCTCAGCACCGTGAGCTGTGCGTCCCGGCCGCCGACCACCGTGTCCATCGCGGAGTCGTCCCACCCCTGTCCCCGTGCGGAGTGCAGGGCCACGACCACCAGCGCGACGAGCGATGCCGCGCCGGCGAGTGCTGTGACGGCTGCTGTGCGCGCGGTGTCGCGGCCCGTCGACAAGGTGGTCATCCCCCTACGATGCACGATGGAATGAAAAGGTTGGTCACGGCGGCTTCCGTGAACGGGCACAGAACCGTTTCGGGGACCTGATGCCCTACAGGATCTTGGAGCCGCCCCTGACGTTTCGTCAAAGCCGCCGTTCTGTGCCTCTCAGGGGCACCGCAGCAGCGCGACTCGCCGTCCCAGAACTGTGGGCAAGCCGTGAGACGCACGACATGCCCCGTATACTGGTGCAGTGAGCCAAACTCCAGATCCTGCAGCCTCGTACGACGCCAGCAACATCCAGGTCCTCGAAGGTCTGGACGCGGTACGCAAGCGGCCGGGCATGTACATCGGGTCCACCGGGGAGCGCGGACTCCACCACCTCGTCTACGAGGTCGTGGACAACTCGGTGGACGAGGCACTCGCCGGGTACGCGACCCACATCCGCGTCGTGATGCAGGCCGACGGTGGCATCCGGGTCGAGGACGACGGCCGCGGCATCCCGGTCGACGAGCACCCCACCGAGA contains these protein-coding regions:
- a CDS encoding phosphatase PAP2 family protein; amino-acid sequence: MTTLSTGRDTARTAAVTALAGAASLVALVVVALHSARGQGWDDSAMDTVVGGRDAQLTVLSVLGYVSIGAIVIVVVGCALVALLRGRATLALAAVVVIAGSNVTTQVLKHTILDRPDLGLGTLNSLPSGHTTVVASSVGAALLVAPRLTRPFLAAAGGFATTLTGASTVVAGWHRPADVLAALAVSLTWTAAVAFFVHGPARSVAGTFIGAVIGCAGALAFLVAVGVRPVMGWDGFIQASLVLGAVTAATVVFVLAASAVSPAE